A window from Micromonospora terminaliae encodes these proteins:
- a CDS encoding class I SAM-dependent methyltransferase, with protein MSVRSLRSRLVDAPDSWGARRREARARWLGEAFPDLANMSVIDLGGRLDTWLRAPVRPKHVHVVNLEPMSGDLPEWADLDYGDACGLPAHIARRRYDLVFSNSVLEHVGGHERRLRFAESVHSLADAHWVQTPYRFFPVEPHWLAPGMQFLPTAGRAWLAQRWPLAHSPARDRLDATRSVLWTELLDRTQLRFYFPDSTIRSERFLGMTKSLIACRASNA; from the coding sequence GTGAGCGTCCGTTCGCTGCGATCGCGGTTGGTCGACGCCCCCGATTCGTGGGGCGCGCGCCGCCGTGAAGCGCGGGCACGCTGGCTTGGTGAGGCCTTTCCCGACCTCGCCAACATGTCGGTGATCGACCTCGGTGGCCGGCTGGACACCTGGCTTCGGGCGCCGGTCCGCCCGAAGCACGTGCACGTGGTCAATCTGGAGCCGATGTCGGGCGACCTGCCCGAGTGGGCCGACCTCGACTACGGGGACGCGTGCGGCCTGCCCGCGCACATCGCCAGACGCCGCTACGACCTCGTCTTCTCGAATTCCGTGCTCGAGCACGTCGGCGGGCACGAGCGCCGGCTGCGCTTCGCCGAGTCGGTGCACAGCCTGGCAGACGCCCACTGGGTGCAGACGCCGTACCGCTTCTTTCCGGTCGAGCCGCACTGGCTGGCGCCCGGCATGCAGTTCCTGCCCACCGCCGGCCGTGCCTGGCTGGCGCAGCGCTGGCCGCTCGCGCACAGCCCCGCCAGGGACCGGCTCGACGCGACGCGCAGCGTGCTCTGGACGGAGTTGCTCGACCGGACGCAGCTGCGGTTCTACTTCCCGGACTCGACGATCCGGTCGGAGCGCTTCCTCGGCATGACCAAGTCGCTGATCGCCTGCCGCGCTTCGAATGCCTGA
- the rfbA gene encoding glucose-1-phosphate thymidylyltransferase RfbA — MRGILLAGGTGSRLWPVTLAVSKQLMPVFDKPMIYYPLSTLVMSGVREILVITTPEDQAQFQRLLGDGSQWGLRLAYTTQARPEGIAQAFLLGADFIADEPVALILGDNIFHGVGLGRQLADHADLVGGRVFAYPVANPGEYGVVDFDAAGRVLSIEEKPARPKSRYAVPGLYFYDNRVVDIAGKLTPSARGELEITAVNETYREWGELSVTVLDRGTAWLDTGTFTSMMQAAEFVRVIEERQGMKIGCVEEAAWRAGLIDDGQLRTLAEPLSRSGYGDYLLGLVDQQNNREVRR, encoded by the coding sequence ATGCGCGGAATCCTTCTCGCTGGTGGCACCGGTTCTCGGCTGTGGCCGGTCACCCTGGCAGTCTCCAAGCAGTTGATGCCGGTGTTCGACAAGCCGATGATCTATTACCCGCTGTCCACGCTGGTGATGTCCGGGGTACGCGAGATCCTGGTGATCACCACGCCGGAGGACCAGGCCCAGTTCCAGCGGCTGCTCGGTGACGGCAGCCAGTGGGGCCTGCGGTTGGCGTACACCACGCAGGCCCGTCCGGAGGGCATCGCACAGGCGTTCCTGCTGGGCGCGGACTTCATCGCCGACGAGCCGGTCGCGCTGATCCTGGGCGACAACATCTTCCACGGCGTCGGCCTCGGACGGCAGCTCGCCGACCACGCCGACCTGGTCGGTGGGCGGGTCTTCGCCTACCCGGTGGCCAACCCGGGCGAGTACGGGGTGGTCGACTTCGACGCGGCCGGGCGGGTGCTGTCGATCGAGGAGAAGCCGGCGCGACCGAAGTCCCGCTACGCCGTGCCCGGCCTGTACTTCTACGACAACCGGGTGGTCGACATCGCCGGCAAGCTCACCCCGAGCGCACGGGGCGAGCTGGAGATCACGGCGGTCAACGAGACCTACCGCGAATGGGGCGAGCTCTCCGTGACGGTGCTCGACCGGGGCACCGCCTGGCTGGACACCGGCACCTTCACCTCGATGATGCAGGCCGCCGAGTTCGTCCGGGTCATCGAGGAACGCCAGGGCATGAAGATCGGCTGTGTCGAGGAGGCCGCCTGGCGGGCCGGCCTGATCGACGACGGCCAGCTGCGGACGCTGGCCGAGCCACTGTCCAGGAGTGGATACGGCGACTACCTGCTCGGCCTGGTGGACCAGCAGAACAATCGGGAGGTGCGCCGATGA
- a CDS encoding glycosyltransferase family 2 protein, whose amino-acid sequence MTPSVSVLMVSYQTRELTLRALRGLRDTCVGTPYEVVVVDNASTDGAAEAVAAAFPSATVDQLPVNVGFGRAVNRAATHARGEWLLLMNPDTEPDGDVITALVAYAADHPEHGIYTGRTLHVDGTDDFRSCFALPSLRGYLAFALGLSTVGRRVSWLGRWFNPEELPGYDRTQPREVPAVSGCLMLIRRDLFTELGGFTPDYFMYSEDIDLCTRAAALGARPVLVPHARLRHLGGASSSTANKGMMVLRGKCTYVRLHWPRRRAAAARALLVVGVGLRASVGALLRRESAWRTVWRDRGAWLPGWPAVPGDGIEPPRTISGGAATPMPVSPR is encoded by the coding sequence GTGACGCCGAGCGTGAGCGTGCTGATGGTGTCGTATCAGACCCGCGAGCTGACGCTGCGTGCGCTCCGCGGCCTGCGCGACACCTGCGTCGGCACGCCCTACGAGGTGGTGGTGGTCGACAACGCCTCCACCGACGGCGCCGCCGAGGCGGTGGCCGCCGCCTTCCCGTCGGCCACAGTGGATCAGCTGCCGGTCAATGTGGGTTTCGGCCGGGCCGTCAATCGGGCCGCGACTCATGCCCGGGGTGAGTGGCTGCTGCTGATGAATCCGGACACCGAGCCCGACGGTGATGTCATCACCGCCCTCGTCGCCTACGCGGCGGACCACCCGGAGCACGGCATCTACACCGGCCGCACCCTGCACGTCGACGGCACCGACGACTTCCGCTCCTGCTTCGCGCTGCCCAGCCTGCGTGGCTATCTGGCGTTCGCGCTGGGTCTCTCCACGGTCGGCCGGCGGGTGAGCTGGCTGGGCCGCTGGTTCAACCCGGAGGAGCTGCCCGGCTACGACCGGACCCAGCCGCGCGAGGTGCCGGCCGTCTCCGGCTGCCTCATGCTGATCCGCCGCGATCTCTTCACCGAGCTGGGCGGGTTCACGCCGGACTATTTCATGTACAGCGAGGACATCGACCTGTGCACCCGGGCCGCCGCACTCGGCGCCCGCCCGGTGCTCGTGCCGCACGCCCGCCTGCGGCACCTCGGCGGAGCCTCCTCCTCGACCGCCAACAAAGGGATGATGGTGCTGCGGGGGAAGTGCACATACGTGCGGCTGCACTGGCCCCGACGCCGGGCGGCTGCCGCGCGGGCGCTGCTCGTGGTGGGCGTCGGCCTGCGTGCTTCCGTCGGGGCCCTGCTGCGGCGCGAGAGCGCCTGGCGGACGGTGTGGCGCGACCGCGGCGCGTGGCTGCCGGGCTGGCCGGCGGTGCCGGGCGACGGCATCGAGCCGCCCAGGACGATCTCCGGCGGCGCCGCGACGCCCATGCCGGTCAGCCCGCGCTGA
- a CDS encoding UDP-glucose dehydrogenase family protein, whose translation MTTEHAEPGAATSPRLTVIGTGYLGATHAVCMAALGHQVLGVDVDAAKISRLASGEVPFFEPGLPELLVKALESGRLRFTTSFPEAADFGDVHFVCVGTPQRAGSFAADLSQVEAAVTALARDVRRRALVVGKSTVPVGTAARLAELIRSVAPAGDGVELAWNPEFLREGFAIDDTMQPDRLVFGVSSPWAEQRLREVFAPVIGQGSPVLVTDPQTAELVKVAANSFLATKISYINAMAEVCEAIGADVHDLAVALGLDARIGSRFLRPGLGFGGGCLPKDIRAFLHRAEELGVGHAVAFLRDVDEINHRRRARTVDLVRELAGGDLRGVRVAALGAAFKPDSDDIRDAPALDVANALHQLGARVRVFDPVAMDNARRAWPTLGYGQSTFDVASGADVVVLLTEWSQFREIDPEALGTVVGKRRIVDGRHALEPARWRAAGWEYRALGRP comes from the coding sequence ATGACGACCGAGCATGCCGAACCGGGCGCTGCCACGAGCCCCAGGCTCACCGTCATCGGCACGGGCTACCTGGGGGCCACCCACGCGGTGTGCATGGCGGCTCTGGGCCATCAGGTTCTCGGCGTGGACGTCGACGCCGCGAAGATCTCGCGCCTGGCCTCGGGTGAGGTGCCGTTCTTCGAACCCGGGCTGCCCGAGTTGCTCGTCAAGGCGTTGGAGTCGGGGCGGCTGCGGTTCACCACCTCGTTCCCGGAGGCGGCGGACTTCGGCGACGTTCATTTCGTCTGTGTGGGGACGCCGCAGCGCGCCGGGTCGTTCGCGGCCGACCTGAGCCAGGTCGAGGCCGCAGTGACCGCGCTGGCCCGGGACGTGCGGCGGCGGGCGCTGGTCGTGGGCAAGTCGACCGTGCCGGTGGGCACCGCGGCTCGCCTCGCCGAGCTGATCCGATCGGTCGCGCCGGCGGGTGACGGCGTGGAACTGGCGTGGAACCCGGAGTTCCTTCGCGAGGGCTTCGCGATCGACGACACGATGCAGCCGGATCGGCTGGTGTTCGGCGTTTCGTCGCCGTGGGCCGAGCAACGGCTACGTGAGGTGTTCGCGCCGGTGATCGGTCAGGGCAGCCCGGTGCTGGTGACGGACCCGCAGACCGCCGAGTTGGTGAAGGTGGCCGCCAACTCCTTCCTCGCCACGAAGATCTCGTACATCAACGCCATGGCCGAGGTGTGCGAGGCCATCGGAGCGGACGTCCACGACCTGGCGGTGGCGCTGGGCCTCGACGCCCGGATCGGCAGCCGGTTCCTGCGGCCCGGGCTGGGCTTCGGTGGCGGGTGCCTGCCCAAGGACATCCGCGCGTTCCTGCATCGCGCCGAGGAACTGGGCGTGGGTCACGCGGTGGCGTTCCTCCGCGACGTCGACGAGATCAACCACCGACGCCGGGCACGGACGGTGGATCTGGTGCGCGAACTCGCCGGCGGTGACCTGCGGGGCGTCCGGGTGGCGGCGCTCGGTGCGGCGTTCAAGCCGGATTCCGACGACATCCGGGACGCGCCCGCCCTCGATGTCGCGAACGCCCTTCACCAGTTGGGGGCCCGGGTGCGGGTGTTCGACCCGGTTGCCATGGACAACGCCCGCCGGGCCTGGCCCACCCTCGGGTATGGACAGAGCACCTTCGACGTGGCATCGGGCGCGGACGTCGTGGTGCTGCTGACCGAGTGGTCCCAGTTCCGGGAGATCGACCCGGAGGCGTTGGGCACCGTGGTCGGCAAGCGGCGTATCGTCGACGGCCGGCACGCCCTGGAGCCGGCGCGCTGGCGCGCGGCGGGTTGGGAGTATCGGGCCCTGGGCCGTCCATGA
- a CDS encoding glycosyltransferase: MASEREPRSDPATLPWIVLCAVNLWTGTARTDRHMATQLSRYARVLWVEPPVSVVTPAASRYGASRGVRPRLIPEGPRITRLVTVAQPFYTRRLIRLATPALLRAQIRWALRRLRVTPAAVITFSATDLLGRWGDDVIDVLYATDDFLAGADLLGISADDIAREEKAALSRADRIVAVSPVLADKWRARGADPVLVPGGVLTEAYADVESAPLPDDVRLPAPVAGVVGHLSDRIDVGLLEAVVEEGSSLLLVGSRDERWEPERFAKLTAHPRVSYVGHRPFAALPSYLKMIDVGLTPYVDNAFNRASFPLKTLEYLAAGKPVVSTDLPAIRWLDTDLIEVASGPAQFSAAVRTAAQRARQPDLVARRRRFAERHSWPRRARTVAEAIGLTTAGEVAPAEASSAAG; this comes from the coding sequence ATGGCCTCCGAACGCGAGCCGAGGAGCGACCCGGCCACTCTGCCGTGGATCGTGCTCTGCGCCGTCAACCTCTGGACCGGCACGGCCCGCACCGACCGGCACATGGCCACGCAGCTCAGCCGCTACGCCCGGGTCCTCTGGGTGGAGCCTCCGGTCTCCGTGGTGACTCCCGCCGCGTCTCGCTACGGTGCGTCCCGGGGGGTCCGGCCCAGGCTGATCCCCGAGGGCCCACGCATCACGCGGCTGGTCACCGTGGCGCAACCGTTCTACACGCGCCGGCTGATCCGGCTCGCCACCCCGGCACTGCTACGCGCGCAGATCCGTTGGGCGCTACGGCGGCTGCGCGTGACGCCCGCCGCCGTCATCACCTTCTCCGCGACCGACCTGCTCGGGCGCTGGGGCGACGACGTGATCGACGTGCTCTACGCGACCGACGACTTCCTGGCGGGCGCGGACCTGCTCGGCATCAGCGCCGACGACATCGCCAGGGAGGAGAAGGCCGCCCTGTCCCGCGCCGACCGGATCGTGGCCGTCTCCCCGGTGCTCGCGGACAAATGGCGGGCCCGGGGGGCCGACCCGGTGCTCGTGCCCGGTGGGGTACTGACCGAGGCGTACGCCGATGTGGAGTCGGCGCCGCTGCCGGACGATGTTCGTCTGCCGGCTCCGGTCGCCGGGGTCGTCGGGCACCTGTCCGACCGCATCGACGTCGGGCTGCTGGAGGCGGTGGTCGAGGAGGGCTCCTCCCTGCTGCTCGTCGGCTCCCGTGACGAGCGGTGGGAACCCGAGCGCTTCGCGAAACTCACCGCACACCCCCGCGTGTCCTACGTCGGGCACCGGCCCTTCGCCGCGCTCCCGTCCTATCTGAAGATGATCGATGTCGGCCTGACGCCGTACGTGGACAACGCCTTCAACCGGGCGTCGTTCCCGCTGAAGACGCTGGAGTATCTCGCGGCGGGCAAGCCGGTGGTGAGCACGGATCTACCAGCGATCCGCTGGCTCGACACCGACCTGATCGAGGTCGCCTCCGGTCCGGCGCAGTTCTCCGCCGCCGTGCGCACGGCGGCGCAACGCGCCCGACAGCCCGACCTGGTCGCCCGCAGGCGCCGGTTCGCCGAGCGACACTCATGGCCGCGGAGGGCGCGGACGGTGGCCGAGGCGATCGGCCTCACCACGGCCGGCGAGGTTGCGCCGGCGGAAGCGTCCTCGGCCGCCGGCTGA
- a CDS encoding glycosyltransferase, whose amino-acid sequence MSVVIAAHNEARVLGRCLDTVLADAEPDEFEVIVVANGCTDGTADVARRRPGVRVIVLAEASKAAALNAGDAAATGFPRVYLDADVAVTAADLRALAAALDEPGIRAATARRELDTAGSSVPVRGYYAINRRLPAFRGSLFGRGVVMLGASGRARFDRFPAIIADDLFLDSLFAPQERREVATVVSRVVVPRRARDLVRRLARVRTGNRALRATSAGVRPPVRSSWLRDVTLPRPWLLPAAVCYVGIIAAAELRARQGVGWAQDESSREVAS is encoded by the coding sequence ATGAGCGTGGTGATCGCGGCCCACAACGAGGCGCGAGTGCTGGGCCGGTGTCTCGACACGGTGCTCGCCGACGCCGAGCCGGACGAGTTCGAGGTGATCGTGGTAGCCAACGGCTGTACCGACGGCACCGCGGACGTGGCGCGCCGGCGTCCCGGTGTGCGGGTCATCGTCCTGGCAGAGGCGTCGAAGGCGGCCGCGCTCAACGCCGGAGACGCAGCGGCGACGGGCTTTCCGCGCGTCTATCTGGACGCGGATGTGGCCGTCACCGCGGCGGACCTGCGCGCGCTCGCTGCGGCGCTCGACGAGCCGGGAATCCGGGCGGCCACGGCGCGCCGCGAACTCGACACCGCCGGCTCGTCGGTGCCCGTACGCGGCTACTACGCCATCAACCGCCGCCTGCCCGCATTCCGGGGTTCCCTCTTCGGCCGCGGCGTCGTCATGCTCGGCGCGTCGGGGCGGGCCCGGTTCGACCGCTTCCCGGCGATCATCGCCGACGACCTGTTCCTCGACTCCCTGTTCGCCCCGCAGGAGCGGCGTGAGGTGGCGACCGTGGTCAGCCGGGTGGTGGTCCCCCGGCGCGCCCGCGACCTGGTCCGGCGGCTGGCGCGGGTGCGCACGGGCAACCGTGCCCTGCGGGCCACCTCCGCCGGCGTCCGCCCGCCGGTGCGGTCCTCGTGGCTGCGCGACGTCACCCTGCCACGCCCATGGCTGCTGCCGGCCGCCGTCTGCTACGTCGGCATCATCGCCGCCGCCGAACTGCGGGCCCGGCAGGGCGTCGGCTGGGCACAGGACGAGTCCTCCCGGGAGGTGGCGTCGTGA
- a CDS encoding sugar transferase, which translates to MLDLMVGVASAAVALVVRFGSSTVESHNNGHLWVTLALPFAWMVALTLNRAYESRHLFVGNDEYARVFQSGLTFSAGLAVASFAFEFPLARGYLIIATPLLVVAGVGMRYLVRRRLHGSWARGERLHRVILVGHEFPVAEMAKRLRRERFHGLGVIGACLPQPAASVERCEPGLPPILGTFGDVATAVAHVGADTVVVLSCPEMAGAALRRLGWQLERDDVDLIVASNLVDVAGDRTTVRPVDGLPMLHVEHPRLKGGRRFVKEVFDRVSALALLILAAPLLLAIALAVRTGPGAGGPAVFSQVRVGKNGRPFTIYKFRTMYVDAEARQAELLDRNESDGELFKMRHDPRVTPVGRWLRRLSLDELPQLVNVLKGDMSLVGPRPPLPREVANYPSDMRRRLVVKPGLTGLWQVSGRSDLSWEESIRLDLSYVENWSLTMDLAILARTLSAVVRSSGAY; encoded by the coding sequence GTGCTCGACCTGATGGTCGGAGTGGCGTCCGCGGCCGTGGCCCTGGTCGTCCGGTTCGGCTCGTCGACGGTCGAGTCCCACAACAACGGCCATCTGTGGGTCACCCTTGCTCTGCCGTTTGCCTGGATGGTCGCCCTCACCCTCAACCGAGCGTATGAATCACGTCATCTGTTCGTGGGAAATGACGAGTACGCACGAGTGTTCCAATCCGGACTCACGTTTAGCGCCGGCCTGGCGGTCGCCTCATTCGCGTTCGAATTCCCGCTCGCCAGGGGATACCTGATCATCGCGACTCCGCTGCTCGTCGTGGCCGGCGTCGGGATGCGGTACCTGGTTCGTCGGCGCCTGCACGGCTCCTGGGCACGTGGCGAGCGGCTGCACCGGGTGATCCTGGTCGGGCACGAGTTCCCCGTCGCCGAGATGGCCAAGCGGTTGCGACGCGAGCGCTTCCACGGCCTCGGCGTGATCGGCGCCTGCCTGCCGCAACCGGCCGCGTCCGTGGAGCGGTGCGAGCCTGGCCTGCCGCCGATCCTCGGGACGTTCGGGGATGTGGCGACCGCCGTGGCGCACGTGGGTGCGGACACGGTGGTCGTGCTCTCCTGCCCGGAGATGGCCGGAGCGGCGCTGCGCCGCCTGGGGTGGCAGTTGGAACGCGACGACGTGGACCTCATCGTGGCGAGCAACCTCGTCGACGTGGCCGGCGACCGCACCACGGTCCGCCCGGTGGACGGCCTGCCGATGCTGCACGTCGAGCATCCTCGGCTGAAGGGTGGCCGGCGGTTCGTCAAAGAGGTCTTCGACCGCGTGTCGGCGCTCGCACTGCTGATCCTCGCCGCCCCGCTGCTGTTGGCGATCGCCCTGGCGGTGCGGACCGGCCCGGGAGCCGGCGGTCCCGCTGTCTTCAGCCAGGTGCGGGTGGGTAAGAACGGCCGGCCGTTCACCATCTACAAGTTCCGCACGATGTACGTGGACGCCGAGGCGCGCCAGGCGGAGTTGCTCGACCGCAACGAATCCGACGGCGAGCTGTTCAAGATGCGGCACGACCCCCGGGTCACGCCGGTCGGACGGTGGCTGCGCCGGCTGTCGCTTGACGAACTCCCGCAGCTCGTCAACGTGCTCAAGGGCGACATGTCGCTGGTCGGGCCCCGGCCGCCGCTGCCTCGTGAGGTGGCCAACTATCCGTCCGACATGCGCCGGCGCCTGGTGGTCAAGCCCGGGCTCACCGGGCTGTGGCAGGTCTCCGGCCGGTCCGACCTGTCGTGGGAGGAGTCCATCCGGCTCGATCTGTCATACGTGGAGAACTGGTCGCTGACGATGGACCTGGCCATCCTGGCCCGCACGCTCAGCGCCGTCGTCCGGAGCTCCGGAGCCTACTGA
- a CDS encoding asparagine synthase-related protein produces MQLCRDLLAVTAAPGCTAPNPTAPFGGLAECHPFDGGTVWTRAVGHALPSGGDVQVFALSRGPRDHDFRPVDSTELAARLLSGAALGQLAAPFAAAALTATEFVAATDHAGLRHLYAVQGEGWAAVSTSALELARLAGAPVDRSALAAFAVTGFHLGEATPFQGVRKLPAGTRTGLAKGILEISRYPSAAADEPDRADAVTAMADLLRGSVERCLDRHPDTVFELSGGFDSRLLFAAVPPARRAGLRTLTLAAPGSADAAIAGALATRYGTRHQVIDLARLGALPPSAAYELVLAAARRHDTVGNPVALGVLDWVESQVEPGVRINGQGGEICRGSYHMGQRQHPRPDPALVDRLARWWFMTNEAVNPNALVPDFAERAQAQGLAVIRAAFAAYDTDWLTAIDHFFLDERVHRWVGINFSGACLDRTIVSIYLDPRFLAIARAVPPAVRGGSGFAARVLERLDRDLALVPLATGVRPKHLPRRYVPRALAEYSVARYVRRGGEKLLQFARREAQTAAGTPALADLVVRHWREHPDLAEPALRIGVVREDWLRGLLAGRHGADAATVGFLVNLAVTAEEQTPVSAG; encoded by the coding sequence GTGCAGCTCTGCAGGGACCTGCTGGCGGTGACGGCCGCACCCGGATGCACGGCGCCGAACCCGACCGCGCCCTTCGGTGGCCTGGCCGAGTGCCACCCGTTCGACGGCGGCACGGTCTGGACCCGGGCGGTGGGGCACGCTCTCCCGTCCGGCGGCGACGTGCAGGTCTTCGCGCTCTCCCGGGGGCCGCGTGACCACGACTTCCGGCCGGTCGACTCGACCGAGCTGGCCGCGCGGCTGCTGTCCGGCGCGGCGCTGGGGCAGTTGGCCGCCCCGTTCGCCGCTGCGGCGCTGACCGCCACGGAATTCGTCGCCGCGACCGACCATGCCGGCCTGCGTCACCTCTACGCCGTGCAGGGCGAGGGCTGGGCGGCGGTCTCGACCTCCGCGCTCGAACTCGCCCGCCTCGCGGGTGCTCCCGTGGACCGTTCCGCGCTGGCGGCGTTCGCCGTCACCGGCTTCCATCTCGGCGAGGCGACGCCGTTCCAGGGTGTGCGGAAGCTGCCGGCCGGCACCCGCACCGGCTTGGCGAAGGGCATCCTGGAGATCAGTCGGTACCCGTCGGCCGCCGCCGACGAGCCGGACCGGGCCGACGCGGTCACCGCCATGGCCGACCTGCTGCGCGGCTCGGTCGAGCGGTGCCTCGACCGGCACCCCGACACCGTCTTCGAACTGTCCGGCGGATTCGACAGCCGGTTGCTCTTCGCCGCCGTCCCGCCGGCGCGCCGCGCCGGTCTGCGAACCCTCACGCTGGCCGCCCCGGGAAGTGCCGACGCCGCGATCGCCGGTGCCCTCGCCACGCGCTACGGCACGCGTCATCAGGTCATCGACCTTGCCCGGCTGGGCGCGCTACCGCCGTCCGCCGCGTACGAACTCGTCCTGGCCGCGGCCCGCCGGCACGACACCGTCGGCAACCCGGTCGCGCTCGGCGTGCTGGACTGGGTGGAGAGCCAGGTCGAGCCGGGGGTCCGGATCAACGGGCAGGGCGGCGAGATCTGCCGCGGCAGCTACCACATGGGGCAGCGGCAGCACCCCCGGCCCGATCCGGCGCTGGTCGACCGGCTGGCGCGGTGGTGGTTCATGACGAACGAGGCCGTCAACCCGAATGCGCTCGTGCCGGACTTCGCCGAGCGGGCGCAGGCCCAGGGGCTCGCGGTGATCCGTGCCGCCTTCGCCGCCTACGACACCGACTGGCTCACCGCGATCGACCACTTCTTCCTGGACGAGCGGGTGCACCGCTGGGTCGGCATCAACTTCTCCGGGGCCTGCCTGGACCGCACGATCGTGAGCATCTACCTCGACCCGCGGTTTCTCGCCATCGCCCGCGCGGTGCCGCCCGCGGTCCGGGGCGGATCCGGTTTCGCGGCCCGAGTCCTGGAGCGGCTCGACCGCGACCTGGCCCTCGTGCCGCTCGCCACCGGCGTACGACCGAAGCACCTGCCCCGCCGCTACGTGCCCCGGGCGCTCGCCGAATACTCCGTGGCCAGGTACGTACGGCGTGGCGGGGAGAAGCTTCTCCAGTTCGCGCGACGTGAGGCGCAGACCGCCGCCGGCACCCCGGCTCTCGCTGATCTCGTGGTCCGTCACTGGCGGGAGCATCCGGACCTCGCGGAGCCGGCGCTGCGGATCGGGGTCGTCCGCGAGGACTGGCTCCGTGGCCTGCTCGCCGGCCGCCACGGCGCCGACGCCGCCACCGTGGGCTTCCTGGTCAACCTGGCCGTGACCGCCGAGGAGCAGACCCCGGTCAGCGCGGGCTGA
- a CDS encoding polysaccharide deacetylase family protein — MTTGSTRTAGYRMARAAGRYLTRPVGTIRAVATDAPHVVLTYDDGPDPQGTPLVLQALAKFGATATFFVLVGRARRHPDLLAELIAAGHEVALHGLDHVRLTGVPAPEVLRRTQAGRAELEDLTGTPVRWFRAPYGALLLPHWRAVRRAGLMPVVWGATPADWRHVPEETMARDALAASRPGAIVLAHDGHAGPDDGVDDGPPPPIDRGLLATMMLTGLDEQGLVGRSLSDALCQGTAARWAWFVR; from the coding sequence GTGACCACTGGCTCGACCAGGACGGCCGGCTACCGGATGGCCCGTGCGGCGGGACGCTACCTGACCCGCCCGGTCGGCACGATTCGCGCGGTCGCGACCGACGCTCCGCACGTCGTGCTCACGTACGACGACGGGCCGGATCCCCAGGGCACCCCGCTCGTGCTCCAGGCTCTCGCCAAGTTCGGCGCCACCGCCACCTTCTTCGTCCTCGTCGGACGGGCCCGCCGTCATCCCGATCTGCTCGCCGAGCTGATCGCCGCCGGGCACGAGGTCGCCCTGCACGGCCTCGACCACGTCCGTCTCACCGGCGTTCCGGCACCCGAGGTGCTGCGACGCACCCAGGCCGGCCGGGCGGAGCTGGAGGACCTGACGGGTACGCCCGTACGCTGGTTCCGAGCGCCGTACGGTGCGTTGCTGCTGCCCCACTGGCGCGCGGTGCGCCGGGCCGGCCTGATGCCGGTGGTCTGGGGAGCGACGCCCGCCGACTGGCGGCACGTCCCCGAGGAGACGATGGCGCGCGACGCGCTCGCCGCCAGCCGTCCCGGCGCGATCGTGCTCGCCCACGACGGGCACGCCGGGCCGGACGACGGGGTGGACGACGGCCCGCCGCCACCCATCGATCGCGGCCTGCTCGCGACGATGATGCTCACCGGTCTCGACGAGCAGGGCCTCGTCGGGCGGTCGTTGAGCGACGCGCTGTGTCAGGGCACGGCGGCGCGCTGGGCGTGGTTTGTCCGCTAG